From a single Capsicum annuum cultivar UCD-10X-F1 chromosome 12, UCD10Xv1.1, whole genome shotgun sequence genomic region:
- the LOC107856128 gene encoding importin-5-like, translating into MATILESAINPFGLDSDPLIYFLHLLHNDDESVRKSAKNHLNFTINNSPNALVNEIVKTIEHFAFSSSSSSLLSSVCVLCYDLLGYILPSHWTNLWLSTQEKVKTSLNFSIWIEKDDEVFKACSSCVSRIACLLFRKDEWGLLFDFMLKYLGVDCWNRVVVVLWDELIPKCPEIFVSYVDHLIEGFKDVMVAESYDRRVGVAAAKASVKLILYYSTPLSYSKFHVLLGNLMIHLFKEIGEEELVCSLLEDLIVLACVKAAYFSVEIGVVIERMVRLAGDLTLGEKTRKLAVEFVVTVAEDRESGCEMMQMVPDEEVTKLLGVLIDMLVHIRDDPSWGSAVNDDGNEGELGICSYGKESLGRLAIALGGNVIVPNLPPTIFNFLDHEDWQIRYAVVTAIGVISEGCSKVIEVCSEDMKHLAETIVKLISDNHPRVRWAAIHAIGQLSMHMSPQFQEQYHQQVLPALIKVWSDFDNPRLQARATSTIMAFSHNCSADILKPYLRNIVSELVLQSGMTMMSEAALATLGSLAIKSQEGATHIYDSIMPYLTAILVTATDDTSRTLLPKCLECITMVAMAVGNLAIGDLVAKVAAALISLQKTHMEEEDPMRCLLLQAWGRLCKCLGTDFIPYLRVVMPFVLKSATLKNYLSVSDDSDDESAGYVTAGNKKVTIRSGLLEEKALACHILCCFAAELNEGLHLCVNEVVSALVPNLTFKFSEEVRMAAIAAMPLLINSAACAMKKGRPVTGCGKFPVQTISDTIIRALLNALNKESTVQIQARLLEAFNESIQISSLLLCKDQAEEFVDGISNALLTSSYHKAEIEKTAKEHRHQRRLEAEQHLTICRNIGICLKTMVKKHKAAFLPLLDKFLPYLPLMWSNDGTAEERKIVVLLFRDIAEQCREEVFRYYEEWIPLLPRVLFHKNPDVPQIVATVIGICAEFGSDFLKPHITVIFNCLKTVMEHPDAKNPVNIMAYEAVVSTCGKLNQFVCGGIYTCESILLWLSHLPIMCNPDEAKINHEMLCSMMETSEQNVIGPDGIHIPIIIKIFAEVLWAEKNLATEETVMRIINLLKKFQREMQPTDLAKIFEELPLPHQSMLRNVLSIV; encoded by the exons ATGGCTACTATACTCGAATCTGCTATCAACCCCTTCGGACTCGACTCAGATCCGCTTATCTACTTTCTACATCTCCTCCATAACGACGATGAGAGTGTTCGTAAATCTGCAAAGAATCACCTCAATTTCACCATCAATAACTCCCCAAATGCATTGGTTAACGAAATTGTCAAGACAATTGAACATTTCGCATtttcatcatcgtcatcatcgtTATTATCATCTGTGTGTGTTCTTTGTTATGATCTTTTAGGCTATATTTTACCATCCCATTGGACTAATCTTTGGTTATCTACGCAAGAAAAGGTAAAGACTTCTTTGAATTTCAGTATTTGGATTGAGAAAGATGATGAGGTATTCAAGGCTTGTTCTTCTTGCGTATCGCGTATAGCGTGTTTGCTTTTCCGGAAAGATGAATGGGGATTGTTGTTTGACTTTATGTTGAAGTACTTGGGTGTGGATTGTTGGAATAGAGTAGTGGTTGTTTTATGGGATGAATTGATACCGAAATGTCCTGAGATTTTCGTATCGTATGTTGATCATTTGATTGAGGGGTTTAAGGATGTTATGGTTGCTGAATCGTATGATCGTCGAGTTGGAGTTGCTGCTGCTAAGGCATCGGTGAAATTGATCTTGTATTATTCAACCCCCCTGAGTTATTCAAAGTTTCACGTgcttttagggaatttgatgattCATTTGTTTAAGGAAATTGGTGAGGAGGAGCTTGTTTGTAGCCTTCTTGAGGATTTGATTGTTTTAGCTTGTGTAAAGGCCGCGTATTTTAGTGTCGAAATTGGTGTTGTGATTGAGCGTATGGTGAGGCTAGCTGGGGATTTGACGTTAGGCGAAAAGACAAGGAAACTTGCTGTTGAGTTTGTTGTTACTGTTGCTGAAGATAGGGAGAGTGGATGTGAGATGATGCAGATGGTTCCGGATGAAGAAGTTACTAAGTTGCTTGGTGTGTTGATTGATATGTTGGTGCATATTCGCGATGACCCTAGTTGGGGAAGCGCGGTTAATGATGATGGAAATGAAGGGGAGTTGGGTATTTGTAGTTACGGTAAGGAGAGTTTGGGTAGGCTAGCAATTGCATTAGGGGGAAACGTAATTGTGCCTAATTTGCCTCCGACGATTTTCAACTTCTTGGATCATGAAGATTGGCAAATTCGTTATGCTGTTGTTACTGCGATTGGGGTTATATCGGAGGGATGTTCAAAGGTGATAGAAGTATGCTCAGAGGATATGAAGCACCTTGCAGAGACTATTGTGAAGCTAATCTCTGATAATCACCCTCGAGTGCGATGGGCAGCGATTCATGCAATTGGTCAGCTATCAATGCATATGAGCCCGCAGTTTCAAGAACAATATCATCAGCAGGTTCTTCCAGCTTTAATAAAAGTGTGGAGTGATTTTGATAATCCCAGGTTGCAG GCACGTGCAACTTCAACGATAATGGCATTCAGTCACAATTGCAGTGCAGATATTTTGAAGCCTTACCTGCGGAATATAGTGAGTGAATTAGTTCTACAG AGTGGAATGACAATGATGAGCGAAGCAGCTCTGGCAACTTTAGGTTCTTTAGCTATTAAGTCACAG GAGGGCGCTACACACATATATGATTCTATAATGCCTTACCTGACAGCTATCTTGGTAACTGCTACTGATGATACAAGTCGAACGCTCCTTCCCAAATGCTTGGAATGCATTACTATGGTTGCAATGGCGGTTGGAAATCTAGCAATCGGTGATCTTGTTGCAAAG GTCGCTGCTGCTCTCATTTCGTTGCAAAAAACTCATATGGAGGAAGAAGATCCAATGAGGTGCCTTTTGTTACAA GCATGGGGTAGACTATGCAAATGCTTAGGGacggatttcattccttatctGCGTGTTGTCATGCCTTTTGTGCTAAAATCTGCTAcgctgaagaactatttgagtgtTTCGGATGATTCTGACGATGAAAG CGCGGGTTATGTCACTGCTGGGAATAAAAAGGTCACGATAAGAAGTGGACTTCTGGAAGAAAAAGCCTTGGCCTGTCATATCCTATGCTGCTTTGCAGCCGAGTTGAATGAAGGGTTGCATTTGTGTGTTAATGAG GTTGTTAGTGCCTTAGTTCCAAATCTTACCTTTAAATTCAGCGAAGAAGTAAGAATGGCTGCCATTGCTG CAATGCCTTTACTGATAAATTCAGCTGCATGTGCTATGAAGAAAGGGCGTCCTGTAACAGGTTGTGGCAAGTTCCCAGTTCAAACGATATCTGACACTATAATCCGAGCTTTGCTGAACGCGTTAAACAAG GAGTCAACGGTACAAATTCAAGCGAGACTATTGGAGGCGTTCAACGAAAGCATTCAG ATTTCGAGTTTACTTCTATGTAAAGACCAAGCTGAAGAATTTGTTGATGGCATATCAAACGCTCTCTTGACTAGCTCGTACCACAAAGCAGAAATAGAGAAAACAGCTAAAGAACACAGACATCAAAGGCGGCTGGAAGCTGAACAACACTTAACTATATGTAGAAAC ATTGGCATTTGCCTTAAAACTATGGTGAAAAAACACAAGGCGGCATTCTTGCCCCTTCTCGACAAGTTTTTGCCTTATTTGCCGCTTATGTGG AGTAATGACGGAACAGCAGAAGAAAGAAAGATCGTAGTGCTACTTTTCCGTGATATTGCTGAGCAGTGTAGAGAAGAAGTATTCAG GTACTACGAGGAGTGGATACCTCTCCTGCCTAGAGTTTTGTTTCATAAGAATCCAGACGTTCCACAG ATCGTGGCTACTGTAATCGGTATCTGTGCTGAATTCGGATCAGATTTTCTTAAGCCTCATATTACAG TAATATTCAATTGTTTAAAAACTGTAATGGAGCATCCTGACGCCAAAAACCCGGTTAACATCATGGCTTATGAGGCTGTTGTTTCTACCTGTGGGAAGTTAAACCAGTTTGTCTGCGGAGGCATCTACACCTGTGAG TCCATCCTGCTCTGGCTTAGCCACTTACCAATAATGTGTAATCCAGACGAGGCTAAAATCAATCACGAAATGCTTTGTTCCATGATGGAGAC GTCAGAGCAGAATGTTATTGGCCCTGATGGAA